The Anastrepha ludens isolate Willacy chromosome 2, idAnaLude1.1, whole genome shotgun sequence genome contains a region encoding:
- the LOC128864718 gene encoding lysine-specific demethylase 3A-A isoform X2, giving the protein MSEENDKDLEAEDTCRSLAEELLREMPDMKDEIEQELKDALSKSNDNIEENKEEDDAKAPAAKESPDTDSAIQEEPSKMSENVDAVEESKNSADVELDLENSCPSISIDTPANGDVKAMESTDMLEVKEVKISSTECGNEEKEKKVEKQEVNETCTEQIKTETTICENKSSEDVKLNTDDCPIAAKKPKLEIPTERKSIIEIHIANKVVDDKEALAELERIRKLKEQTIIELNRLKCQEDKLLRIETINKQLQRNIEHKCDVTTNENEGIIEKKKVCDVPTSENEEIIEKKKVVVEEKGEEETEKKIETKNKVDEGSAEETVTVVTTASTPACAESLPSIENVNSEDPTNLTTDVEMSTITATEIATASENVTREEELPNSNNAVEILKAHTDAETEGNIGAAACAVPVPSAPASPKSVPSTESVNHKESTNSNTGDENKNVTATDISPGVTTDAITMPTTSIEVAATSTAVTTTSTTAPSTSIPPDESSNHSITGEPDHNLPPEELTAEEEERDRELRASRATFLQHLPCFKLQRNSVSASSSEVDSNDNAARSQPIPRCRECRRRNTQGVSDVYCRFYEFRRLQYNEVGELLVAGFPNPYKDPTPDDLRIWQPDKLSEPTAGWMDIQVARYILLHAGDQFCYLWQQEAEALRLHENPNTVIAWKKVVQGLREICDVCDTTLFNFHWTCDKCGFGVCLDCFKDRKEQRSCRKRRTGDKTQRGHDEFHWMLCTATTPSHQKHELRELMLTQIIAGDALNVLGRLLHDIRAMWQVPQMCGCLLSKQDLPPDTELGTLIQDMIKESQLKQQTSASSLATEETLRKQARMEELHAKKLEFARARGIDYVPGRVWTKETLGKDPITTAFDNFKHINFLRKGLAGLRRFLPPRAMTLTYSTLLAPGVPHEWLCDGKLLRLTNAMHPDNRILFQEVWKCGQPVVISEVARSLNLDLWRPEAFCNDFGDKPNDLINCLNGNLVPNQPMRYFWEGFQCIKKRLLDAYGKPMLLKLKDWPPGDDFAEILPTRFADLMTGLPMPEYTLRTGNLNIASSLPKMFVPPDLGPKMYNAYGSALHPDKGTTNLHLDISDAVNIMVYVGVPQDADSKPQLVATQRAIALGGCDYLTRARCQSPNVLPGALWHIFPARDADKIRDLLNRVTIEKGFRLEPDHDPIHDQNWYLDDKLRARLFKEYGVEGYPIVQCLGDAVFIPAGAPHQVQNLHNCIKVAEDFVSPENITHCYHLTHEFRHLSHSHTNHEDKLQIKNIIYHAIKDCCHILVSELDQRLDEELAKVEEQNAKAQMSLIEATELAAKLTGGGVIKDK; this is encoded by the coding sequence atgtctgaagaAAATGACAAAGATCTGGAAGCAGAGGATACTTGCCGCAGTTTGGCAGAGGAGCTGCTGCGTGAAATGCCCGATATGAAAGACGAGATCGAACAGGAATTAAAAGATGCATTGTCGAAAAGTAATGATAACATCgaagaaaataaagaagaagacgaTGCGAAAGCGCCAGCAGCCAAAGAAAGTCCTGACACTGATTCAGCAATACAAGAAGAACCATCAAAAATGTCAGAAAATGTGGATGCTGTAGAAGAAAGTAAAAACTCAGCTGATGTAGAACTGGACTTAGAAAATTCATGTCCGAGCATATCTATTGACACGCCTGCTAATGGCGATGTGAAAGCAATGGAATCGACAGATATGCTGGAGGTTAAGGAAGTAAAAATTAGCTCAACAGAGTGTGGGAACGAGGAGAAGGAGAAAAAGGTGGAGAAGCAGGAGGTTAATGAAACATGCACTGagcaaattaaaacagaaactACAATTTGTGAGAACAAAAGTTCCGAAGATGTTAAGCTGAATACAGACGACTGCCCGATCGCTGCTAAGAAGCCAAAGTTGGAAATTCCCACCGAACGAAAGTCGATTATTGAAATTCATATCGCCAATAAGGTGGTCGACGATAAAGAAGCACTAGCAGAGTTAGAGCGTATACGCAAGCTTAAGGAGCAAACGATTATCGAATTAAATCGATTGAAATGTCAGGAAGATAAGCTGCTCAGAATCGAGACTATAAATAAGCAATTGCAAAGAAATATAGAGCACAAATGCGATGTTACGACTAATGAGAACGAGGGAATTATTGAAAAGAAGAAAGTATGCGATGTTCCGACTAGTGAAAACGAGGAAATTATTGAAAAGAAGAAAGTAGTTGTGGAAGAGAAAGGGGAAGAAGAAactgaaaagaaaattgaaacaaaaaacaaagttgaCGAAGGGAGTGCAGAGGAGACAGTAACCGTGGTAACTACGGCGTCGACGCCAGCGTGCGCTGAATCTTTACCATCCATCGAGAATGTTAATAGTGAAGATCCGACGAATTTAACCACCGACGTCGAAATGAGTACCATCACTGCTACGGAGATTGCAACAGCATCTGAGAATGTGACCCGTGAAGAAGAATTGCCGAATTCAAATAACGCCGTCGAAATACTGAAGGCACACACTGATGCGGAAACGGAAGGGAATATAGGAGCGGCAGCCTGCGCAGTACCAGTGCCGTCGGCACCAGCTAGTCCTAAATCTGTACCATCCACTGAATCTGTTAACCATAAAGAATCTACCAATTCAAACACTGGCGACGAAAATAAGAATGTCACCGCTACTGACATATCTCCTGGCGTTACAACTGACGCAATTACGATGCCAACGACATCAATAGAAGTAGCAGCAACATCGACAGCAGTTACCACCACTTCAACAACTGCACCATCTACTTCAATTCCGCCCGATGAGAGCAGTAATCATTCCATCACAGGCGAGCCTGATCATAATTTGCCGCCAGAAGAACTCACTGCCGAAGAGGAAGAACGCGATCGTGAATTGCGCGCTTCACGTGCGACATTTTTGCAACACTTACCCTGTTTCAAGTTGCAGCGGAACTCAGTCAGCGCTAGCAGCAGCGAGGTAGACTCCAATGACAATGCTGCCAGAAGCCAACCCATACCCAGGTGCCGCGAGTGCCGACGGCGCAATACCCAGGGAGTTTCAGATGTCTACTGTCGTTTTTATGAATTTCGTCGTTTACAGTATAATGAGGTGGGTGAATTGCTTGTGGCCGGTTTCCCCAACCCCTATAAGGATCCCACGCCTGATGACTTGCGGATTTGGCAACCGGACAAGCTGAGTGAACCTACTGCAGGTTGGATGGACATTCAAGTTGCGCGCTATATTCTGTTGCATGCAGGCGATCAGTTCTGTTACTTATGGCAGCAAGAAGCCGAGGCTTTGCGTTTACATGAAAACCCCAATACAGTTATCGCTTGGAAAAAGGTGGTGCAGGGTTTGCGAGAAATTTGTGATGTCTGCGACAcaacactttttaattttcactggaCATGCGATAAGTGTGGATTTGGTGTGTGCCTCGATTGTTTCAAAGATCGCAAAGAACAGCGTAGCTGTCGCAAGAGGCGTACGGGCGATAAAACGCAACGTGGCCACGACGAGTTTCACTGGATGCTGTGTACCGCCACCACACCCTCCCATCAAAAACACGAGCTACGTGAGCTCATGCTGACGCAGATTATTGCTGGCGACGCACTGAATGTGTTGGGTCGACTGTTGCACGATATACGCGCTATGTGGCAAGTGCCGCAGATGTGCGGCTGCTTGTTAAGTAAACAGGATCTACCGCCGGACACGGAATTGGGAACTTTAATACAAGACATGATCAAGGAGTCACAATTAAAACAGCAAACGAGCGCTTCATCACTGGCTACTGAAGAAACTTTGCGCAAACAGGCACGCATGGAGGAGCTGCACGCCAAGAAGTTGGAATTCGCGCGTGCCAGAGGTATCGATTATGTGCCCGGGCGCGTATGGACCAAGGAGACACTGGGAAAGGATCCAATCACAACAGCTTTTGACAACTTCAAACACATTAACTTTTTACGCAAAGGTTTGGCCGGTCTGCGTCGCTTTTTACCGCCGCGCGCAATGACACTAACATATTCGACCTTGTTGGCTCCCGGTGTACCACACGAATGGCTATGTGATGGCAAGTTGTTACGACTCACTAACGCAATGCATCCTGACAATCGCATACTCTTTCAGGAGGTATGGAAATGCGGACAACCAGTAGTGATCTCGGAGGTGGCGCGTTCGCTGAACCTCGATTTGTGGCGCCCAGAAGCTTTCTGCAATGATTTTGGTGACAAGCCGAACGACTTGATAAACTGTTTGAATGGTAATCTAGTGCCAAATCAACCGATGCGCTATTTTTGGGAGGGATTCCAATGCATTAAGAAGCGATTGCTTGACGCATATGGCAAACCGATGTTGTTGAAGTTGAAGGATTGGCCGCCAGGCGACGATTTTGCTGAAATCTTACCAACGCGTTTTGCTGATCTTATGACCGGTTTGCCCATGCCAGAGTACACGTTGCGTACAGGTAATCTAAATATTGCCAGCTCTTTGCCGAAGATGTTTGTGCCACCTGACTTGGGTCCAAAGATGTACAACGCCTATGGCTCTGCACTACATCCTGACAAGGGCACCACAAATCTACACTTGGACATCTCGGATGCTGTCAATATTATGGTTTATGTGGGCGTACCACAAGATGCAGACAGCAAACCACAATTAGTGGCCACACAAAGAGCAATCGCCTTGGGTGGTTGCGATTATCTGACACGCGCACGCTGTCAATCGCCTAACGTTCTTCCAGGCGCCTTGTGGCACATCTTTCCTGCACGTGACGCTGATAAAATCCGCGACTTGCTTAATCGTGTAACTATCGAAAAAGGCTTTCGTTTGGAACCCGATCACGATCCCATACACGATCAGAATTGGTATTTGGATGATAAATTGCGTGCACGGCTCTTCAAGGAATACGGTGTCGAGGGTTATCCCATTGTACAGTGTCTTGGTGATGCAGTTTTCATTCCCGCAGGTGCGCCACATCAAGTACAAAATCTACATAACTGCATCAAAGTGGCAGAGGACTTCGTCTCACCAGAGAATATCACGCATTGCTATCATTTGACGCATGAGTTTCGGCATTTGTCGCACTCCCACACAAATCACGAAGACAAATTGCAGATTAAGAACATAATTTATCATGCCATCAAAGATTGTTGCCATATACTGGTGAGCGAGCTGGACCAGCGACTCGACGAAGAGTTAGCTAAAGTAGAGGAACAGAATGCAAAGGCGCAAATGAGTCTCATTGAAGCAACAGAACTTGCAGCTAAACTTACCGGCGGAGGTGTAATTAAGGACAAGTAA
- the LOC128864794 gene encoding 39S ribosomal protein L47, mitochondrial, whose product MSSLIKILNVVRNAKTILNCVATKSISSSGLSRIQCTQQNEHNAIMGAMVARSFHSTSPCRNLMEFFDDPKNWPENEVKVGRAWKLEELRIKSNKELHQLWYVLLKERNMLLTMEHECNDKMELFPSPERLDKVKISMANLETVVRERNKAYHLLETGETGERPTRMVYSALGMRHLYRSCEHVLPPYMNVKWIKSRNIGFGGRAVRKFLLLYREKLYNMKRKAKNRSRNEVMMMLRRNPNIDVHVLRRKYPDVDVNKILKDDKTRGHFVPKIGA is encoded by the exons ATGTCCtcccttataaaaatattaaatgtagtGAGAAACgcgaaaaccattttgaattgTGTCGCAACCAAATCCATATCTAGTTCAGGCTTAAGCCG AATACAATGCACACAACAAAACGAGCATAATGCCATTATGGGTGCGATGGTGGCGCGGTCATTCCATTCAACAAGCCCTTGCCGAAATTTAATGGAATTCTTCGATGACCCCAAAAATTGGCCAGAAAATGAAGTAAAAGTCGGACGCGCATGGAAATTGGAAGAGCTGCGTATCAAGTCCAACAAAGAGCTACATCAATTGTGGTACGTCCTGCTCAAAGAGCGAAACATGTTACTTACCATGGAACATGAATGCAATGATAAAATGGAATTATTTCCCAGTCCGGAACGTTTGGACAAG gtaaAGATATCGATGGCAAATCTAGAAACTGTCGTACGTGAAAGAAATAAGGCCTATCATCTACTGGAAACTGGCGAAACCGGTGAACGACCAACTCGTATGGTATACAGTGCTCTTGGTATGAGGCATTTGTACAG ATCCTGTGAGCATGTATTACCACCTTATATGAACGTCAAATGGATAAAATCCCGAAATATTGGCTTTGGTGGACGAGCAGTCCGCAAATTCCTGTTACTGTATCGCGAAaagctctacaatatgaaacGCAAGGCTAAGAA tcGATCGCGCAATGAAGTTATGATGATGTTACGACGCAATCCGAACATAGATGTACATGTGTTACGACGCAAATATCCAGATGTGGACGTTAACAAGATACTGAAGGATGATAAAACACGTGGACACTTTGTGCCAAAAATCGGCGCCTGA
- the LOC128864783 gene encoding uncharacterized protein LOC128864783, whose protein sequence is MFNKLEFNNLVISNKRKIQRAKTQTIQKLVQKIKKLKYLLDKKPDHVKNKERYRKATLSFEELKKLKSVDLMKHVLVLEKSPSAILTNGLCSPEEMAFAMLAVNKIIHELVSIFREKLQLDDGNQAWKKELMQTSRRRIKILRTEQKRKSRQDLKAQKIIARKRTEWLQNQSGTQTNEDKNKGKDLLDEGANISTLGYWKIESIEDESSKKSKKQIKDKKIISKVNRTVVSGSSPSSKSGNVSKNTQTVLHQAERNTFSNAENEAISKYDDSVGIAASDFNINLESRNSPEKTKEDITHVVDPFFITNSGENYRSSAVIIRNGNVLDLQANENNEKSKADGNAQKRPRNNYNKRENSTHFKADYTPIQAKNVHRSVKESHVEGFHPSWEAKKKFKAVIGSFQGKKIKFEDGANNDVGVTYQNNNESVGKESQYKKQLTAKKIESKSDDKDLHPSWAAKQKFKTAITDFKGKKIIFDEDEKRSKPEETTKIVAPTKTVGKSNTTDAVHPSWEAKKKQKCSITAFQGKKITFEDGD, encoded by the exons ATGTTTAATAAATTGGAATTCAATAACCTA GTGATCAGCAACAAGAGGAAAATACAACGTGCAAAGACTCAGACTATCCAGAAATTggtacaaaaaataaagaaactgaaatatttattggatAAAAAGCCAGACCATGTCAAAAATAAGGAACGTTACCGCAAGGCGACGTTAAGTTTCGAGGAATTGAAG aAATTGAAGTCCGTCGATTTGATGAAACATGTACTGGTATTAGAGAAATCTCCTTCTGCAATTTTAACGAATGGACTATGTTCACCAGAAGAGATGGCTTTTGCAATGCTTGCTGTCAACAAGATCATACACGAGCTAGTAAGCATTTTTCGGGAGAAATTACAACTTGATGATGGAAACCAAGCATGGAAAAAAGAGCTCATGCAAACTAGTAGACGACGGATCAAAATTCTACGCACGGAACAGAAACGCAAAAGTCGACAAGATTTAAAAGCCCAAAAAATTATAGCGCGTAAACGCACGGAATGGTTGCAGAATCAAAGTGGTACACAAACAAATGAAGATAAAAATAAGGGGAAAGATCTGCTCGATGAGGGGGCTAACATTTCTACACTAGGCTATTGGAAGATTGAGTCCATCGAAGACGAATccagcaaaaaatcaaaaaaacaaataaaggacAAAAAGATCATTTCTAAGGTAAACCGCACAGTAGTGAGCGGTTCTAGTCCCAGCTCAAAAAGCggaaatgtttcaaaaaacacacaaacTGTTTTGCATCAGGCAGAGAGAAATACATTTAGTAACGCTGAAAATGAAGCGATATCAAAATATGACGATTCTGTTGGCATAGCAGCTTcagattttaatattaatttagaaAGCCGTAATTCTCCGGAGAAAACAAAAGAAGACATAACACACGTAGTCGATCCATTCTTTATTACAAACTCTGGTGAAAATTATAGGTCTTCTGCGGTTATTATCAGAAATGGAAATGTTTTGGATTTGCAAGCAAATGAAAACAACGAAAAAAGTAAAGCCGATGGAAATGCACAAAAGAGGCCtagaaataattacaataaaCGTGAAAATTCCACTCATTTTAAAGCGGATTATACACCAATTCAGGCAAAGAATGTTCACAGAAGCGTGAAAGAAAGTCATGTAGAAGGTTTTCATCCTTCTTGggaagcaaaaaagaaatttaaagcaGTGATAGGAAGTTTCCAagggaagaaaataaaattcgagGATGGAGCTAATAATGATGTTGGAGTAACCTaccaaaataataatgaatcAGTTGGTAAAGAAAGTCAATATAAAAAGCAGTTAACGGCAAAAAAAATAGAATCTAAAAGTGATGATAAAGACTTGCATCCTTCCTGGGCggctaaacaaaaatttaaaacggcCATTACGGATTTCAAGgggaagaaaataatttttgacgaAGACGAAAAAAGAAGTAAGCCTGAAGAAACGACAAAAATAGTTGCACCAACGAAAACTGTTGGAAAATCGAATACAACTGATGCAGTTCACCCTTCTTGGGAAGCAAAAAAGAAGCAGAAATGTTCAATCACCGCATTTCAGGGTAAAAAAATCACTTTCGAAGACGGTGATTAG
- the LOC128864766 gene encoding ras-like protein 1, whose product MTEYKLVVVGAGGVGKSALTIQLIQNHFVDEYDPTIEDSYRKQVVIDGETCLLDILDTAGQEEYSAMRDQYMRTGEGFLLVFAVNSAKSFEDIGTYREQIKRVKDAEEVPMVLVGNKCDLQAWAVNMGQAREVAKQYGIPFVETSAKTRMGVDDAFYTLVREIRKDKEHRGKKGRKHHKLPHHKFKCELL is encoded by the exons ATGACAGAGTACAAATTGGTTGTCGTGGGTGCCGGAGGTGTTGGTAAATCTGCACTCACTATCCAATTAATACAAAATCATTTCGTAGACGAATACGACCCTACGATCGAAGATTCCTACAGGAAGCAAGTAGTTATCG ATGGCGAAACGTGTCTATTGGATATTTTGGACACAGCTGGCCAAGAAGAATACTCGGCTATGCGTGACCAATATATGCGTACTGGTGAGGGCTTCCTGCTCGTATTTGCCGTGAACAGTGCAAAATCCTTTGAAGATATTG GCACATACCGAGAGCAAATAAAGCGAGTGAAAGACGCCGAGGAGGTACCAATGGTGCTGGTGGGCAACAAGTGTGATCTGCAAGCCTGGGCGGTGAATATGGGCCAAGCTAGAGAG GTTGCTAAACAATACGGCATTCCATTTGTTGAGACTTCTGCGAAGACAAGAATGGGTGTAGATGACGCATTTTATACATTGGTGCGTGAGATTCGCAAAGACAAGGAGCATAGAGGGAAAAAGGGTCGCAAACATCACAAGCTGCCCCATCATAAATTTAAATGCGAGCTACTTTAA
- the LOC128864718 gene encoding lysine-specific demethylase 3A-A isoform X1, with amino-acid sequence MYAGFQISASVAELQITFFLRKIAKKMSEENDKDLEAEDTCRSLAEELLREMPDMKDEIEQELKDALSKSNDNIEENKEEDDAKAPAAKESPDTDSAIQEEPSKMSENVDAVEESKNSADVELDLENSCPSISIDTPANGDVKAMESTDMLEVKEVKISSTECGNEEKEKKVEKQEVNETCTEQIKTETTICENKSSEDVKLNTDDCPIAAKKPKLEIPTERKSIIEIHIANKVVDDKEALAELERIRKLKEQTIIELNRLKCQEDKLLRIETINKQLQRNIEHKCDVTTNENEGIIEKKKVCDVPTSENEEIIEKKKVVVEEKGEEETEKKIETKNKVDEGSAEETVTVVTTASTPACAESLPSIENVNSEDPTNLTTDVEMSTITATEIATASENVTREEELPNSNNAVEILKAHTDAETEGNIGAAACAVPVPSAPASPKSVPSTESVNHKESTNSNTGDENKNVTATDISPGVTTDAITMPTTSIEVAATSTAVTTTSTTAPSTSIPPDESSNHSITGEPDHNLPPEELTAEEEERDRELRASRATFLQHLPCFKLQRNSVSASSSEVDSNDNAARSQPIPRCRECRRRNTQGVSDVYCRFYEFRRLQYNEVGELLVAGFPNPYKDPTPDDLRIWQPDKLSEPTAGWMDIQVARYILLHAGDQFCYLWQQEAEALRLHENPNTVIAWKKVVQGLREICDVCDTTLFNFHWTCDKCGFGVCLDCFKDRKEQRSCRKRRTGDKTQRGHDEFHWMLCTATTPSHQKHELRELMLTQIIAGDALNVLGRLLHDIRAMWQVPQMCGCLLSKQDLPPDTELGTLIQDMIKESQLKQQTSASSLATEETLRKQARMEELHAKKLEFARARGIDYVPGRVWTKETLGKDPITTAFDNFKHINFLRKGLAGLRRFLPPRAMTLTYSTLLAPGVPHEWLCDGKLLRLTNAMHPDNRILFQEVWKCGQPVVISEVARSLNLDLWRPEAFCNDFGDKPNDLINCLNGNLVPNQPMRYFWEGFQCIKKRLLDAYGKPMLLKLKDWPPGDDFAEILPTRFADLMTGLPMPEYTLRTGNLNIASSLPKMFVPPDLGPKMYNAYGSALHPDKGTTNLHLDISDAVNIMVYVGVPQDADSKPQLVATQRAIALGGCDYLTRARCQSPNVLPGALWHIFPARDADKIRDLLNRVTIEKGFRLEPDHDPIHDQNWYLDDKLRARLFKEYGVEGYPIVQCLGDAVFIPAGAPHQVQNLHNCIKVAEDFVSPENITHCYHLTHEFRHLSHSHTNHEDKLQIKNIIYHAIKDCCHILVSELDQRLDEELAKVEEQNAKAQMSLIEATELAAKLTGGGVIKDK; translated from the exons ATGTATGCTGGTTTTCAAATTAGTGCTTCTGTAGCTGAATTGCAAATCACTTTCTTCCTTCGTAAAATAGC aaaaaaaatgtctgaagaAAATGACAAAGATCTGGAAGCAGAGGATACTTGCCGCAGTTTGGCAGAGGAGCTGCTGCGTGAAATGCCCGATATGAAAGACGAGATCGAACAGGAATTAAAAGATGCATTGTCGAAAAGTAATGATAACATCgaagaaaataaagaagaagacgaTGCGAAAGCGCCAGCAGCCAAAGAAAGTCCTGACACTGATTCAGCAATACAAGAAGAACCATCAAAAATGTCAGAAAATGTGGATGCTGTAGAAGAAAGTAAAAACTCAGCTGATGTAGAACTGGACTTAGAAAATTCATGTCCGAGCATATCTATTGACACGCCTGCTAATGGCGATGTGAAAGCAATGGAATCGACAGATATGCTGGAGGTTAAGGAAGTAAAAATTAGCTCAACAGAGTGTGGGAACGAGGAGAAGGAGAAAAAGGTGGAGAAGCAGGAGGTTAATGAAACATGCACTGagcaaattaaaacagaaactACAATTTGTGAGAACAAAAGTTCCGAAGATGTTAAGCTGAATACAGACGACTGCCCGATCGCTGCTAAGAAGCCAAAGTTGGAAATTCCCACCGAACGAAAGTCGATTATTGAAATTCATATCGCCAATAAGGTGGTCGACGATAAAGAAGCACTAGCAGAGTTAGAGCGTATACGCAAGCTTAAGGAGCAAACGATTATCGAATTAAATCGATTGAAATGTCAGGAAGATAAGCTGCTCAGAATCGAGACTATAAATAAGCAATTGCAAAGAAATATAGAGCACAAATGCGATGTTACGACTAATGAGAACGAGGGAATTATTGAAAAGAAGAAAGTATGCGATGTTCCGACTAGTGAAAACGAGGAAATTATTGAAAAGAAGAAAGTAGTTGTGGAAGAGAAAGGGGAAGAAGAAactgaaaagaaaattgaaacaaaaaacaaagttgaCGAAGGGAGTGCAGAGGAGACAGTAACCGTGGTAACTACGGCGTCGACGCCAGCGTGCGCTGAATCTTTACCATCCATCGAGAATGTTAATAGTGAAGATCCGACGAATTTAACCACCGACGTCGAAATGAGTACCATCACTGCTACGGAGATTGCAACAGCATCTGAGAATGTGACCCGTGAAGAAGAATTGCCGAATTCAAATAACGCCGTCGAAATACTGAAGGCACACACTGATGCGGAAACGGAAGGGAATATAGGAGCGGCAGCCTGCGCAGTACCAGTGCCGTCGGCACCAGCTAGTCCTAAATCTGTACCATCCACTGAATCTGTTAACCATAAAGAATCTACCAATTCAAACACTGGCGACGAAAATAAGAATGTCACCGCTACTGACATATCTCCTGGCGTTACAACTGACGCAATTACGATGCCAACGACATCAATAGAAGTAGCAGCAACATCGACAGCAGTTACCACCACTTCAACAACTGCACCATCTACTTCAATTCCGCCCGATGAGAGCAGTAATCATTCCATCACAGGCGAGCCTGATCATAATTTGCCGCCAGAAGAACTCACTGCCGAAGAGGAAGAACGCGATCGTGAATTGCGCGCTTCACGTGCGACATTTTTGCAACACTTACCCTGTTTCAAGTTGCAGCGGAACTCAGTCAGCGCTAGCAGCAGCGAGGTAGACTCCAATGACAATGCTGCCAGAAGCCAACCCATACCCAGGTGCCGCGAGTGCCGACGGCGCAATACCCAGGGAGTTTCAGATGTCTACTGTCGTTTTTATGAATTTCGTCGTTTACAGTATAATGAGGTGGGTGAATTGCTTGTGGCCGGTTTCCCCAACCCCTATAAGGATCCCACGCCTGATGACTTGCGGATTTGGCAACCGGACAAGCTGAGTGAACCTACTGCAGGTTGGATGGACATTCAAGTTGCGCGCTATATTCTGTTGCATGCAGGCGATCAGTTCTGTTACTTATGGCAGCAAGAAGCCGAGGCTTTGCGTTTACATGAAAACCCCAATACAGTTATCGCTTGGAAAAAGGTGGTGCAGGGTTTGCGAGAAATTTGTGATGTCTGCGACAcaacactttttaattttcactggaCATGCGATAAGTGTGGATTTGGTGTGTGCCTCGATTGTTTCAAAGATCGCAAAGAACAGCGTAGCTGTCGCAAGAGGCGTACGGGCGATAAAACGCAACGTGGCCACGACGAGTTTCACTGGATGCTGTGTACCGCCACCACACCCTCCCATCAAAAACACGAGCTACGTGAGCTCATGCTGACGCAGATTATTGCTGGCGACGCACTGAATGTGTTGGGTCGACTGTTGCACGATATACGCGCTATGTGGCAAGTGCCGCAGATGTGCGGCTGCTTGTTAAGTAAACAGGATCTACCGCCGGACACGGAATTGGGAACTTTAATACAAGACATGATCAAGGAGTCACAATTAAAACAGCAAACGAGCGCTTCATCACTGGCTACTGAAGAAACTTTGCGCAAACAGGCACGCATGGAGGAGCTGCACGCCAAGAAGTTGGAATTCGCGCGTGCCAGAGGTATCGATTATGTGCCCGGGCGCGTATGGACCAAGGAGACACTGGGAAAGGATCCAATCACAACAGCTTTTGACAACTTCAAACACATTAACTTTTTACGCAAAGGTTTGGCCGGTCTGCGTCGCTTTTTACCGCCGCGCGCAATGACACTAACATATTCGACCTTGTTGGCTCCCGGTGTACCACACGAATGGCTATGTGATGGCAAGTTGTTACGACTCACTAACGCAATGCATCCTGACAATCGCATACTCTTTCAGGAGGTATGGAAATGCGGACAACCAGTAGTGATCTCGGAGGTGGCGCGTTCGCTGAACCTCGATTTGTGGCGCCCAGAAGCTTTCTGCAATGATTTTGGTGACAAGCCGAACGACTTGATAAACTGTTTGAATGGTAATCTAGTGCCAAATCAACCGATGCGCTATTTTTGGGAGGGATTCCAATGCATTAAGAAGCGATTGCTTGACGCATATGGCAAACCGATGTTGTTGAAGTTGAAGGATTGGCCGCCAGGCGACGATTTTGCTGAAATCTTACCAACGCGTTTTGCTGATCTTATGACCGGTTTGCCCATGCCAGAGTACACGTTGCGTACAGGTAATCTAAATATTGCCAGCTCTTTGCCGAAGATGTTTGTGCCACCTGACTTGGGTCCAAAGATGTACAACGCCTATGGCTCTGCACTACATCCTGACAAGGGCACCACAAATCTACACTTGGACATCTCGGATGCTGTCAATATTATGGTTTATGTGGGCGTACCACAAGATGCAGACAGCAAACCACAATTAGTGGCCACACAAAGAGCAATCGCCTTGGGTGGTTGCGATTATCTGACACGCGCACGCTGTCAATCGCCTAACGTTCTTCCAGGCGCCTTGTGGCACATCTTTCCTGCACGTGACGCTGATAAAATCCGCGACTTGCTTAATCGTGTAACTATCGAAAAAGGCTTTCGTTTGGAACCCGATCACGATCCCATACACGATCAGAATTGGTATTTGGATGATAAATTGCGTGCACGGCTCTTCAAGGAATACGGTGTCGAGGGTTATCCCATTGTACAGTGTCTTGGTGATGCAGTTTTCATTCCCGCAGGTGCGCCACATCAAGTACAAAATCTACATAACTGCATCAAAGTGGCAGAGGACTTCGTCTCACCAGAGAATATCACGCATTGCTATCATTTGACGCATGAGTTTCGGCATTTGTCGCACTCCCACACAAATCACGAAGACAAATTGCAGATTAAGAACATAATTTATCATGCCATCAAAGATTGTTGCCATATACTGGTGAGCGAGCTGGACCAGCGACTCGACGAAGAGTTAGCTAAAGTAGAGGAACAGAATGCAAAGGCGCAAATGAGTCTCATTGAAGCAACAGAACTTGCAGCTAAACTTACCGGCGGAGGTGTAATTAAGGACAAGTAA